One segment of Theobroma cacao cultivar B97-61/B2 chromosome 9, Criollo_cocoa_genome_V2, whole genome shotgun sequence DNA contains the following:
- the LOC18589455 gene encoding glutaredoxin-C4, with protein MAVKILIASILVISASLSWVSLADSPEAAFVKKTISAHKIVIFSKSYCPYCRRAKSVFKELNQVPFVVELDERDDGWNIQDALSEIVGRRTVPQVFINGKHIGGSDDTVEAYQSGKLAKLLGIDIKLKDDL; from the exons ATGGCCGTGAAAATCTTGATAGCATCAATCTTAGTAATTTCAGCATCTCTCAGTTGGGTATCTTTGGCTGATTCGCCTGAAGCAGCTTTCGTCAAGAAGACCATCTCTGCTCACAAGATCGTCATCTTCTCCAAGTCCTATTGCCC GTACTGTAGGAGGGCAAAATCTGTGTTCAAGGAGTTGAACCAGGTTCCATTTGTTGTGGAGCTTGATGAGCGAG ATGATGGTTGGAACATTCAGGATGCATTGAGTGAGATTGTTGGTAGGCGTACTGTACCACAGGTTTTTATAAATGGAAAGCACATTGGAGGCTCAGATG ATACTGTTGAAGCATATCAGAGTGGAAAACTGGCTAAGCTGTTAGGTATTGATATTAAGCTCAAGGATGATCTCTGA